The proteins below are encoded in one region of Salmo salar chromosome ssa02, Ssal_v3.1, whole genome shotgun sequence:
- the ci023 gene encoding alba-like protein C9orf23 isoform X1 — protein MENYSKARTVEQPCPCPFPGLSSDTDEVRVKDGSKIRNLMRYALSRMEVKPRALEGEGGHPKSEEGGSTTEVQEAPCSQSPEKMPSRQIVFTGMGKGVSKAITCVEILKRRVKGLHQQTRLLFSTVLEVWEPLEPAAGLDSLTVNRNIPAIWVLLSRDPLDASLPGYQAPGNFDALWAQAAKEDAGVAGGQRHGGRRKRGGGGGRGKGPGGPVRQTGRSREPGKGQSHGKGALAGQE, from the coding sequence ATGGAGAACTACAGTAAGGCGCGGACGGTGGAACAGCCCTGCCCCTGCCCATTCCCTGGCCTCTCCAGCGACACCGATGAGGTTAGAGTGAAGGATGGCAGCAAGATCCGCAACCTCATGCGCTACGCCCTGAGCCGCATGGAGGTCAAGCCCAGGGCGCTGGAAGGCGAGGGGGGGCATCCTAAGAGCGAAGAAGGGGGTAGCACCACTGAGGTCCAGGAAGCACCATGCTCCCAGTCACCGGAAAAGATGCCTAGCCGGCAGATAGTATTCACTGGGATGGGGAAGGGGGTCTCCAAGGCCATCACGTGTGTGGAGATCTTGAAGCGCCGTGTGAAAGGCTTGCACCAGCAGACCAGGCTGCTCTTCAGCACTGTCCTGGAGGTGTGGGAACCCCTGGAGCCTGCGGCAGGCCTGGACAGCCTCACCGTCAATAGGAACATACCCGCTATCTGGGTACTGCTCTCCAGAGACCCCCTGGATGCCAGCCTGCCTGGATACCAGGCTCCAGGGAACTTTGATGCCCTGTGGGCACAGGCTGCCAAGGAGGATGCCGGGGTGGCTGGTGGACAGAGGCATGGTggcaggaggaagaggggaggtggTGGTGGCAGGGGTAAGGGACCAGGAGGCCCTGTCAGACAGACTGGTCGATCCAGAGAGCCAGGAAAAGGCCAGAGTCATGGTAAGGGGGCGCTGGCAGGGCAGGAATGA